One segment of Colius striatus isolate bColStr4 unplaced genomic scaffold, bColStr4.1.hap1 scaffold_151, whole genome shotgun sequence DNA contains the following:
- the LOC133629103 gene encoding mucin-2-like, with protein sequence MGNSGARAVGVTSAPSSGGSRSTGVVVGSSSVAVATNSSVAVATNTSVAVANTGMAASSTSMTVANTSMAASSTSMAVATTSTSVATSSMALSNTSMTVATTSAAVATTSAAVATTSMTLATTSTPVATTSMTVATTSAAVATTSMTLATTNMTVATTSMAASTTSTPVATTSTPVATTSTLVATTSTPVATTSVPVATSSLPTAPKPTVDTTPKATPVATVPTLVATTKSPVATSPNLLATVPTLVATTKSPVATSPNLLATVPTLVATTKAAVATSPHATATTKSAAVATVLASVATTKSTVGATPVTTIPASVATTKATAAATTVATTKAPVASGVTKPSVTVTSPVAAATSSAIATSPAAASKVALPVATNVPKAPVAPTTAPRATSGPVATSTVATSAAKPSGPAVAASATVATKAAAATSVTVVATSSVATSITVAPKATTVATTTVATTSLTVATTKVTDTAASVTPVATTTSAPVATSPPVTATSGPRGHG encoded by the coding sequence ATGGGCAACAGCGGTGCCAGAGCTGTTGGGGtcaccagtgctcccagttcaGGGGGCAGCAGGAGTACTGGTGTGGTTGTGGGTAGTAGCAGCGTGGCTGTGGCCACCAACAGCAGCGTGGCTGTGGCCACCAACACCAGTGTGGCTGTGGCCAACACCGGTATGGCTGCGTCCAGCACCAGTATGACTGTGGCCAATACCAGTATGGCTGCATCCAGCACCAGTATGGCAGTGGCCACCACCAGTACAAGTGTGGCTACCAGCAGTATGGCACTGTCCAACACCAGTATGACTGTGGCTACCACCAGTGCAGCTGTGGCCACCACCAGTGCAGCTGTGGCTACCACCAGTATGACTCTGGCTACCACCAGTACACCTGTGGCCACCACCAGTATGACTGTGGCCACCACCAGTGCAGCTGTGGCTACCACCAGTATGACTCTGGCTACCACCAATATGACTGTGGCCACCACCAGTATGGCAGCATCCACCACCAGTACACCTGTGGCCACCACCAGTACACCTGTGGCCACCACCAGTACACTTGTGGCCACCACCAGTACACCTGTGGCCACCACCAGCGTGCCTGTGGCCACCAGCAGCCTGCCCACCGCTCCCAAACCCACTGTGGACACCACCCCCAAGGCCACCCCCGTGGCCACCGTCCCCACCCTTGTGGCCACCACCAAGAGCCCTGTGGCTACCAGCCCCAACCTCTTGGCCACTGTCCCCACCCTTGTGGCCACCACCAAGAGCCCTGTGGCCACcagccccaacctcctggcCACCGTCCCCACCCTTGTGGCCAccaccaaagctgctgtggCCACCTCGCCCCACGCCACGGCCACCACCAAGAGCGCCGCTGTGGCCACCGTCCTCGCCTCTGTGGCCACCACCAAGAGCACTGTGGGAGCCACCCCTGTGACCACCATCCCAGCCTCTGTGGCCACCAccaaagccacagcagcagccaccaccgTGGCCACCACCAAGGCCCCCGTGGCCAGCGGCGTCACCAAGCCCTCGGTCACGGTCACCAGCCCCGTGGCTGCTGCCACCTCCTCAGCCATCgccaccagccctgctgcagcctccaagGTGGCCCTGCCCGTGGCCACCAACGTCCCCAAGGCTCCTGTGGCTCCCACCACAGCCCCCAGGGCTACCAGTGGCCCTGTGGCCACCAGCACCGTGGCCACCAGCGCTGCCAAGCCCTCTGGACCCGCTGTGGCCGCCTCTGCCACCGTGGCCaccaaggctgctgctgccaccagtGTCACCGTGGTGGCCACCTCCAGCGTGGCCACCAGCATCACTGTGGCTCCCAAAGCCACCACCGTGGCCACCACCACTGTGGCCACCACCAGCCTCACCGTGGCCACCACCAAGGTGACAGACACCGCCGCCAGTGTCACCCCAGTGGCCACCACCACGAGCGCCCCAGTGGCCACCAGTCCCCCAGTGACGGCCACCAGCGGCCCCCGAGGTCACGGCTGA